A region of Moorena producens PAL-8-15-08-1 DNA encodes the following proteins:
- a CDS encoding glycosyltransferase family 2 protein yields MKLSVVIPCFNEVNTIANVIEAVKASPVKECEIIVVDDYSTDGTREILESSLESQIDHVVYHHKNRGKGAALRTGFGLATGDIVIIQDADLEYDPQEYPLLMQPIVDGKADVVYGSRFAGGGPHRVVYYWHMVGNKFLTMLSNMFTNINLTDMETCYKAFRRELIQSIKIQESRFGFEPEITAKVAKKKCRIYEVGISYYGRTYEEGKKIGWRDGFRAIFCILKYNLFR; encoded by the coding sequence ATGAAGCTAAGTGTTGTAATACCCTGTTTTAACGAAGTCAACACAATTGCTAATGTTATTGAAGCTGTTAAAGCATCTCCGGTTAAAGAGTGTGAAATTATTGTTGTTGATGACTACTCAACCGATGGCACTAGAGAGATTTTAGAGTCATCACTGGAATCCCAAATTGACCATGTTGTCTATCATCACAAGAATCGGGGTAAAGGAGCTGCGTTACGGACTGGCTTTGGCTTGGCGACTGGAGATATCGTAATCATTCAAGACGCTGATTTAGAGTATGATCCCCAGGAATATCCGTTGTTAATGCAGCCGATTGTTGATGGCAAAGCGGATGTGGTTTATGGCTCCCGTTTCGCTGGTGGTGGTCCTCATCGGGTAGTGTATTACTGGCATATGGTGGGGAATAAATTTTTAACCATGCTCTCCAATATGTTTACCAATATTAACCTTACGGATATGGAAACCTGCTATAAGGCATTCCGGCGTGAACTTATCCAATCTATCAAAATCCAAGAATCTCGGTTTGGGTTTGAACCGGAAATTACTGCTAAGGTTGCCAAAAAGAAATGCCGTATCTATGAAGTAGGAATATCTTACTATGGTCGCACTTACGAAGAAGGGAAAAAAATTGGCTGGAGGGATGGGTTTAGGGCAATATTCTGTATCTTAAAATACAATCTTTTTCGTTAG
- a CDS encoding CTP synthase has protein sequence MTKFVFITGGVVSSIGKGIVAASLGRLLKSRNYSVSILKLDPYINVDPGTMSPYQHGEVFVTSDGAETDLDLGHYERFTDTSVSRLNSVTTGSIYQAVINKERRGDYQGGTVQVIPHITNEIKQRIHRVAQNSNPDVLITEIGGTLGDIESLPFLEAIRQFRKDVGRNHVLYMHVTLLPWIPAAGEIKTKPTQHSVKELRAIGIQPDILICRCDRALPVGLKDKISAFCDVPVESVISAQDASSIYEVPLMLEKEGLAQQTLELFQMEQREPDLTHWQQLVERLHHPTHHLEIAIVGKYIKLTDAYLSVVEALQHAAIAKDTKIKIHWVSAEDVETYGPESFLNSFNGILIPGGFGIRGVDGKIQAIRYARENQIPLLGLCLGMQCSVVEWAKHVALLEEAHSAEFFTDTKNPVIHLLPEQQDVVDLGGTMRLGLYPCRIAPNTLASSLYQEEVIYERHRHRYEFNNAYRNLFLETGYVISGSSPDGRLVEIIELKQHPFFIATQFHPEFSSRPSHPHPLFVGFVQAAIDKGQVKQPSNNGSTSENQQSPAEVSC, from the coding sequence ATGACTAAGTTTGTCTTCATCACTGGAGGGGTTGTATCCAGTATTGGCAAGGGGATTGTTGCTGCTAGCTTGGGACGTTTACTCAAATCCCGGAACTATTCCGTCTCCATTCTTAAACTAGACCCCTATATTAACGTAGATCCGGGCACCATGAGTCCCTACCAACATGGAGAAGTCTTCGTAACATCAGACGGTGCTGAGACAGATTTAGATTTAGGTCACTATGAACGCTTCACCGATACCTCGGTCTCTCGCCTCAACAGTGTCACCACTGGCTCGATTTATCAAGCGGTAATCAATAAAGAACGTCGGGGTGACTACCAGGGGGGGACAGTCCAGGTGATTCCCCACATTACCAATGAAATAAAACAGCGCATTCATCGAGTGGCCCAAAATTCCAATCCTGATGTATTGATTACAGAAATTGGTGGCACATTGGGGGATATTGAATCCCTACCGTTTTTGGAAGCAATTCGTCAATTCCGTAAGGATGTCGGGCGCAATCACGTACTTTATATGCACGTCACTCTATTACCTTGGATTCCTGCGGCTGGAGAAATAAAAACTAAGCCAACCCAGCACTCCGTAAAGGAATTGCGTGCTATTGGGATTCAACCAGATATTTTAATTTGCCGATGCGATCGCGCTTTGCCAGTGGGATTAAAAGATAAAATATCAGCATTCTGTGATGTACCAGTAGAGTCAGTTATTTCTGCACAGGACGCGAGCAGTATCTACGAAGTGCCCCTAATGCTAGAAAAAGAAGGACTGGCTCAGCAAACCCTAGAGTTATTCCAGATGGAGCAACGGGAACCGGATTTAACCCACTGGCAGCAGTTAGTTGAGCGTTTGCATCATCCCACTCATCACCTTGAAATTGCCATTGTTGGTAAGTATATCAAACTAACTGATGCCTATCTATCCGTTGTGGAAGCTTTGCAGCATGCTGCGATCGCAAAAGATACCAAAATCAAAATACACTGGGTTAGTGCTGAGGATGTGGAAACTTACGGCCCTGAATCCTTCCTAAACAGTTTTAACGGTATTCTTATTCCTGGAGGCTTTGGGATTCGGGGAGTAGATGGCAAAATTCAGGCCATTCGGTATGCTAGGGAAAATCAGATTCCCTTGCTGGGCTTATGTTTAGGGATGCAGTGTTCAGTAGTTGAATGGGCAAAGCACGTAGCCCTCTTAGAAGAAGCCCATAGTGCCGAGTTTTTCACTGATACCAAGAATCCCGTCATTCATCTATTGCCAGAGCAACAAGATGTAGTGGATTTAGGCGGTACCATGCGTTTAGGGCTCTACCCATGCCGTATAGCACCGAATACTCTAGCATCTTCCCTCTACCAAGAAGAAGTCATTTATGAGCGCCACCGCCACCGCTATGAATTTAATAACGCTTATCGCAACCTATTTCTAGAAACAGGTTATGTGATTAGTGGTAGTTCTCCCGATGGTCGCCTCGTGGAAATAATTGAATTGAAACAACACCCCTTCTTTATTGCCACTCAGTTCCACCCAGAATTTAGCTCCCGTCCCAGTCATCCCCATCCATTGTTTGTGGGATTTGTGCAAGCTGCCATTGACAAAGGACAAGTTAAACAGCCTAGTAATAACGGCAGTACTAGCGAAAACCAGCAATCCCCTGCGGAAGTAAGCTGCTAA
- a CDS encoding reverse transcriptase domain-containing protein yields MKSRTNTGTGVWDWTEIDWKVINKQVLKLQRRIFRATKEAQLKGSGWDKVKNLMKLIINSKSALALAIQTVTVKNKGRNTPGIDGYVAIKTEEKNRLMKNWNWNEVSPTKRVYIPKSNGNKRPLGIPTIKDRIGQAIIKMAYEPVFEVSFEPNSYGFRPGRSCHDAIQEVFAGLKKGSSHHWVLDADIKGAFDNISHGFIMDKLEGLPKRSLIKKWLKCGYVDNRIFHPTNSGTPQGGIISPLLANIALDGLQEVISEKCKIDYTTRSRGKTINKKKEVDKYRFARYADDFVITSQTKENLEEIIPRVEKWLRERGLELNREKTKIRNIIEEGFSFLGFQIQQRKTKTLRLDSKRYKKKARKMLKNLKPNAIRIPTPNAKIREEICYSCIITPDQEEVKRFLKEIRSILKNEARALNTEDVIKKLNPKIRGWLNYYRFVCSKKTFNNVRWKILSSIYRYLKRQHPKKAWKWIKRKYFKTIDKDTLNFFTISSGKRKKEEILVNAAKDVPIIRFEKVKGNSSPFDPDLKEYWKKRKTKWGKSKFAKGSKYEKVYIHQKGICPICNLPIELDDNFEVHHTIPIKRGGNSETKNLQILHSHCHKAKHKKLHQDT; encoded by the coding sequence ATGAAAAGTAGAACCAATACTGGTACTGGAGTCTGGGACTGGACTGAGATAGACTGGAAAGTCATCAATAAACAGGTTCTCAAACTTCAAAGAAGAATATTCAGGGCAACCAAAGAAGCTCAACTAAAAGGCAGCGGATGGGATAAGGTGAAAAATCTGATGAAACTAATTATAAATAGCAAGTCAGCATTAGCCTTAGCAATACAGACAGTTACGGTTAAAAACAAAGGAAGGAACACTCCAGGAATAGACGGTTATGTAGCCATCAAAACCGAAGAGAAAAACCGACTAATGAAAAACTGGAACTGGAATGAAGTAAGCCCCACCAAGAGAGTCTATATACCTAAATCAAATGGGAATAAAAGACCCTTAGGAATACCAACCATAAAAGACCGAATAGGTCAAGCCATAATAAAAATGGCATATGAACCAGTATTCGAGGTAAGCTTTGAACCCAATAGTTACGGATTCAGACCTGGAAGAAGCTGTCACGACGCCATCCAAGAAGTGTTCGCTGGCCTCAAAAAGGGTAGCTCACACCACTGGGTTCTTGATGCAGATATTAAAGGAGCATTTGACAATATATCTCATGGCTTCATCATGGATAAATTGGAAGGACTACCGAAAAGAAGTCTAATCAAGAAATGGCTAAAATGTGGATACGTGGATAACAGGATATTCCATCCAACCAACTCAGGAACACCCCAAGGCGGAATCATCAGCCCACTACTAGCAAATATAGCCCTCGATGGACTCCAAGAAGTCATATCCGAAAAATGTAAGATAGATTACACAACTCGAAGTAGAGGGAAAACCATAAATAAGAAAAAGGAGGTAGATAAATACAGATTTGCTAGATACGCAGATGACTTCGTAATCACCAGCCAAACAAAAGAAAACCTGGAAGAAATAATCCCCAGAGTAGAAAAATGGCTAAGAGAAAGGGGGCTGGAACTCAACAGAGAAAAGACCAAAATCAGAAACATAATAGAAGAAGGTTTTTCCTTCCTGGGGTTCCAGATTCAACAAAGAAAGACAAAAACCCTGAGATTAGATAGCAAGAGGTACAAGAAGAAAGCACGAAAAATGCTTAAAAATCTAAAACCAAATGCTATAAGAATCCCGACACCAAACGCCAAAATCAGGGAGGAAATATGCTATTCATGTATAATAACACCTGACCAGGAAGAAGTTAAGAGATTCTTAAAGGAAATTCGTAGCATACTCAAGAATGAAGCTAGGGCACTAAATACAGAAGATGTAATCAAAAAGCTAAATCCGAAGATTAGAGGATGGCTAAACTATTACAGATTCGTATGCTCCAAGAAAACATTCAACAATGTAAGGTGGAAAATTCTCAGTTCCATATACAGGTATCTAAAGAGACAACATCCAAAGAAAGCCTGGAAGTGGATTAAGAGGAAATACTTCAAAACCATTGACAAAGATACCTTGAACTTCTTCACCATATCAAGTGGAAAAAGAAAGAAAGAGGAAATCCTAGTCAACGCAGCCAAAGATGTACCTATTATCAGATTTGAAAAGGTAAAAGGAAACTCATCCCCCTTTGACCCTGACCTAAAAGAATATTGGAAGAAAAGGAAGACTAAATGGGGGAAGTCCAAATTTGCCAAAGGTAGCAAATACGAAAAGGTATATATTCACCAAAAAGGGATATGTCCTATTTGCAATCTACCTATCGAACTCGATGATAACTTCGAGGTACATCATACCATACCTATCAAGCGAGGCGGAAACAGTGAAACTAAGAATCTACAGATTCTACATAGTCACTGTCACAAAGCCAAACATAAGAAGCTTCACCAGGATACCTGA
- a CDS encoding metallophosphoesterase gives MTLTISWMNWIFSGPIRVEKITVAIADLPTSLRGTKLVQLSDLHYDRQQLRENILADAIEAANQAEPDLVVLTGDYVTNSPTPIYLLVRRLKHLESRHGIYAVLGNHDLVWPHSKATVTKALTKIGVKVLWNAIAYPFGAQLPLVGLADFWSGDFNPGPVLNQLDPKTPRIVLSHNPDTAEILQRWRVDLQLSGHTHGGQIVIPGIGPAPALLKTLRKYIPRSVQPWIPYLKVCSKVTNHWEWSEGLHRIGRNQLYTNRGLGTYWPGRLFCPPEVTVITLN, from the coding sequence ATGACCCTCACGATTAGCTGGATGAATTGGATATTTTCAGGACCGATAAGGGTAGAAAAAATCACCGTTGCGATCGCTGATTTACCTACGTCATTGCGAGGCACAAAGCTTGTACAACTATCCGATTTACATTATGATCGACAGCAGTTACGAGAAAATATCTTAGCTGACGCTATTGAAGCCGCTAATCAAGCTGAACCTGATCTAGTCGTCTTAACTGGCGACTATGTAACCAATAGCCCAACTCCGATTTATCTACTAGTGCGGCGATTGAAGCACCTGGAAAGTCGCCATGGAATCTATGCTGTACTGGGTAACCATGATTTAGTCTGGCCTCATTCCAAAGCAACAGTTACTAAGGCTCTAACTAAGATTGGTGTGAAGGTGTTGTGGAATGCGATCGCTTATCCGTTTGGAGCACAATTACCTCTAGTAGGGCTTGCTGATTTTTGGTCTGGTGATTTCAATCCTGGTCCAGTGCTCAATCAACTTGACCCCAAAACACCCCGGATTGTCTTATCCCACAACCCTGATACTGCGGAGATATTACAGCGTTGGCGAGTGGATTTGCAGTTGTCTGGTCATACCCATGGTGGTCAGATTGTGATTCCAGGAATCGGACCTGCGCCAGCATTGTTGAAAACTCTCCGCAAGTATATTCCTAGATCTGTGCAGCCCTGGATACCGTATTTGAAAGTATGTTCAAAAGTAACTAACCATTGGGAATGGTCCGAGGGTCTACATCGGATCGGTAGAAACCAATTATACACTAATCGTGGTTTAGGAACTTATTGGCCAGGTCGTCTATTTTGTCCACCAGAAGTTACAGTAATTACATTGAATTAA
- a CDS encoding glutathione S-transferase family protein, whose translation MPLASCLLPIPCSLFPVPCSLWYTPKVNESRSRTISYPTQDSGFSSQENFQVSQSSPQLKLYGGIRTRAAIVQWYLEELKVPYEYVVLDLKAGEHKQPEYLSINPMGKVPAIVDGDFKLWESGAILVYLANKYGENPISLEEQSEIVQWVLFANATLGLGLFLEDRREKETPSLLKPLNELLTDKPFLLGDNFSVVDIAVGSYLFYAQILVNLDFKEYPAVADYLMRLSERPAFKETIGNR comes from the coding sequence TTGCCTCTTGCCTCTTGCCTCTTGCCTATTCCCTGTTCCCTGTTCCCTGTTCCCTGTTCCCTTTGGTATACTCCGAAGGTAAACGAATCTAGATCTAGAACAATCTCTTATCCTACTCAAGACTCAGGATTCAGTAGTCAAGAAAATTTTCAAGTCAGTCAATCGTCTCCACAACTAAAACTTTATGGTGGTATTCGCACCCGAGCTGCCATTGTTCAGTGGTATCTTGAGGAGTTGAAAGTGCCCTATGAGTATGTAGTGTTGGATCTTAAAGCTGGAGAGCATAAACAGCCGGAATACCTGTCGATTAATCCGATGGGGAAAGTGCCAGCAATTGTGGATGGGGACTTCAAACTTTGGGAGTCGGGAGCAATTTTGGTTTACCTAGCTAATAAGTATGGAGAAAACCCTATTTCTCTGGAAGAACAGTCGGAGATTGTGCAGTGGGTGTTGTTTGCTAATGCTACCTTAGGACTAGGATTGTTTTTGGAAGATAGACGGGAGAAAGAAACGCCCAGTTTGTTGAAGCCACTAAATGAACTATTAACGGATAAACCGTTTTTGTTAGGGGATAATTTCAGTGTGGTGGATATTGCAGTAGGGTCTTATTTATTTTATGCCCAAATACTGGTAAATTTGGATTTTAAAGAGTATCCAGCTGTTGCTGATTATCTGATGCGTTTGTCTGAACGTCCAGCTTTTAAAGAAACTATTGGTAATCGGTAA
- a CDS encoding glycosyltransferase family 39 protein, whose translation MVNKLQQTRRFTSTWLGLLIIILLMLGIVFRFVNLDQKTYWIDETFTSLRISGYRLSDMIPEISNGDAIAIKELHKYQQTNPEKQLIGTIKGLAFEEPQHPPLYYVMARFWSQLFGNSVAVRRSFSALISLLVFPAIYWLCQELFDSSLVGWVAMALVAVSPFQVLYAQAARQYGLWTVTILLSSAALLRAIRLTKRRNTTNKIRDILHFISTWGIYALTLVTGFYTFLFSILVAISHGIYVLVTERFRFSKIIVYYGLSSLMALMVFVPWLLISNSNLSKVSSKTKWALQEVPLSSLAQTWLININRNFFDLNQGLNFPSVVVSVIILILVGYAIYFLCRHSPKRVSLFILTLIGVTAVALVLPDLISGGKRSSVTRYLIPCYLGIQLAVAYLFTNKITNKITNKITSIFQGVWQQKLWRLGMILLLSGGILSCVISSQSEFWWNKYTSANHTQVAAVINQAEQPLLLTKSLELISLSYLLDPKVKFGWLSQKSVKMPNGEKSKQLIIPENTDEFSDVFLYNPSRELREKIEKQYNYKSELIGKWNHKLEPTYEIKTFLWKLVK comes from the coding sequence ATGGTAAACAAATTGCAGCAAACCCGTAGATTTACATCAACTTGGTTAGGGCTTTTAATTATTATCCTGTTGATGCTAGGAATAGTGTTTCGATTCGTAAATCTTGACCAAAAGACCTACTGGATTGATGAAACCTTTACCTCGCTACGGATTTCTGGTTATCGATTGTCAGACATGATACCCGAAATTTCTAATGGCGATGCGATCGCTATTAAAGAATTACATAAGTATCAGCAGACAAATCCAGAAAAACAACTGATTGGTACCATTAAGGGATTGGCGTTTGAAGAACCTCAACATCCCCCATTATATTACGTAATGGCGCGATTTTGGTCACAGTTATTTGGCAATTCAGTAGCAGTGAGGAGAAGTTTTTCAGCTCTGATTAGCTTGCTGGTGTTTCCTGCTATCTATTGGTTATGTCAAGAATTATTCGATTCATCCTTGGTGGGATGGGTAGCTATGGCCTTAGTTGCCGTTTCTCCCTTTCAGGTCTTGTATGCCCAAGCAGCAAGACAGTATGGCTTATGGACAGTAACGATTTTGCTATCAAGTGCAGCACTGTTACGGGCAATACGGTTAACCAAACGAAGAAACACGACTAATAAGATTAGAGATATCCTACACTTTATCTCTACCTGGGGAATTTACGCCCTCACCTTAGTGACAGGATTTTATACGTTTTTATTTTCTATCTTAGTAGCCATCAGTCATGGCATCTATGTATTGGTAACAGAACGGTTCCGCTTTAGTAAAATTATTGTTTACTATGGGCTATCATCCTTAATGGCTTTGATGGTATTTGTTCCTTGGTTACTGATTTCTAACAGTAACCTTTCTAAGGTATCCAGCAAAACCAAATGGGCACTCCAAGAAGTTCCTTTATCATCATTAGCCCAAACCTGGCTGATTAATATTAATCGAAATTTCTTTGATCTCAACCAAGGCTTAAATTTCCCCAGTGTAGTAGTCTCTGTAATAATCTTAATCCTAGTCGGCTATGCCATTTACTTTCTTTGTCGTCATAGTCCCAAACGAGTTAGTCTATTCATCTTGACATTAATTGGAGTTACCGCCGTAGCCCTAGTGCTACCGGATCTAATTTCCGGAGGTAAGCGTTCTAGTGTAACTCGCTATCTAATTCCCTGTTATCTTGGTATTCAGCTAGCAGTTGCTTACCTATTTACTAACAAAATAACTAACAAAATAACTAACAAAATAACTAGCATTTTTCAGGGAGTATGGCAACAGAAGCTATGGCGACTCGGAATGATTTTACTACTGTCTGGTGGAATTCTCTCCTGTGTGATCAGTTCTCAATCGGAATTTTGGTGGAACAAGTATACTAGTGCTAACCATACCCAGGTAGCAGCAGTTATTAACCAGGCTGAGCAACCCCTCTTGCTGACAAAAAGTCTGGAATTGATATCCCTGTCTTACCTTCTCGACCCCAAAGTGAAGTTTGGCTGGTTAAGCCAGAAATCCGTAAAGATGCCTAATGGCGAAAAAAGCAAACAGTTAATCATCCCCGAAAATACCGATGAATTCAGTGATGTATTTTTATATAATCCATCTAGGGAGTTGCGAGAAAAAATCGAGAAACAATACAACTATAAATCAGAACTTATTGGCAAATGGAACCATAAACTTGAACCAACCTACGAAATTAAAACGTTTCTGTGGAAACTAGTAAAGTAA
- a CDS encoding glycosyltransferase, translated as MSLDTSNDYTKSEESHLSDSSLSLVIPTYNESRNIGELIRILSNLLDEAIPNQYELIVVDDDSPDRTWEIAQALMSDYPQLQVIRRQHERGLSTAVIHGWKAGTGKILGVIDGDLQHPPEILAKLLVAMEDGADIAIASRHVDDGGVSDWSVVRRFLSRGAQLLGLSILPEVIGRVSDPMSGYFMVRRSAIHEKDLNPLGYKILIEVLARGKIGRIAEVGYVFQERLSGESKVTWKQYVDYIRHLLRLRFSLGTIGQLRKRIPFPLKRFIRFGLVGFSGVFVDMTVLYLLHDPASLGWGLTRSKIIAAEAAIMNNFIWNDAWTFRDIASQQWGWGKRLKRFLKFNLVCLIGLCLNVLLLNLLFNLLGINYLMANGIAIAAVTFWNFWINLKLNWRVTQK; from the coding sequence ATGTCTTTGGATACCAGTAATGACTACACAAAATCAGAAGAATCTCACCTTAGTGATTCTTCCTTATCCTTGGTGATTCCCACCTATAACGAGAGTAGAAACATCGGGGAGCTAATTAGAATCCTGAGCAATTTGCTCGATGAAGCTATACCAAACCAATACGAACTGATTGTAGTAGATGACGATAGTCCCGATCGTACCTGGGAAATCGCCCAGGCTCTGATGTCGGACTATCCACAGTTACAGGTAATTCGCCGTCAGCATGAACGGGGGTTATCTACAGCAGTTATTCACGGGTGGAAGGCAGGTACTGGAAAAATTTTGGGGGTAATTGATGGAGATTTACAGCATCCACCAGAGATATTAGCAAAACTTTTGGTAGCAATGGAGGATGGAGCCGATATCGCCATTGCTAGTCGTCATGTAGACGATGGTGGTGTTAGTGATTGGAGTGTAGTGAGGCGTTTCTTATCCAGAGGTGCTCAACTTTTAGGATTATCGATTTTACCAGAGGTGATCGGTCGTGTTTCTGACCCGATGAGCGGTTATTTTATGGTACGCCGTAGTGCCATTCATGAAAAAGACCTCAATCCTCTGGGTTACAAGATTCTAATTGAAGTGCTAGCTAGGGGAAAAATTGGCCGGATTGCAGAAGTTGGCTATGTATTTCAAGAGAGACTCTCAGGAGAAAGCAAAGTTACCTGGAAGCAGTATGTAGACTATATTAGACACTTACTCCGGTTAAGGTTTTCTCTCGGAACCATTGGTCAACTTAGAAAACGCATTCCCTTCCCTTTAAAGCGGTTTATTCGTTTTGGCTTAGTAGGATTCAGTGGCGTATTTGTGGATATGACTGTGCTTTACTTACTCCATGACCCTGCTAGTTTAGGTTGGGGACTCACCCGCAGTAAAATTATTGCTGCTGAAGCGGCCATTATGAATAACTTTATTTGGAATGATGCCTGGACGTTTAGGGATATAGCCAGTCAGCAGTGGGGATGGGGTAAGCGATTGAAACGGTTTTTGAAGTTTAACCTGGTCTGTTTGATCGGTTTGTGCCTAAATGTGCTGTTGTTGAATCTGTTGTTTAATCTCCTGGGAATTAACTATCTGATGGCAAATGGTATTGCGATCGCAGCCGTTACTTTCTGGAATTTCTGGATTAATCTAAAACTCAACTGGCGAGTGACGCAAAAATAA